Proteins co-encoded in one Lineus longissimus chromosome 11, tnLinLong1.2, whole genome shotgun sequence genomic window:
- the LOC135495528 gene encoding DNA topoisomerase I, mitochondrial-like, with protein MMADTEENNAPVENGMDVGPVKIHNGDGHKDKVANHHKSGSHREKSSSSSKHSSSKPKDGSSSHNSSSHKSSSSKHRDGERHKDGSSKHSSSSSSKLKEGSSSDRKSSSHSSSDKHRDSSSSKHKEHSKSSSSSSSSRPKEGSSSISKHSSEHRDKDKHKSSSSSSKDKDRSSSSSRHSSSRPKEGSSSKSKEGSSNSSLERKSREDAPKKPQMTIKVESVPVKSESMDTSPVKKEPLSPRKHSPVKVKYEAAVESEDDVPLSARKKKVEVKKEKKRQVEDSDDEPLDQRAKKSKKTPDVKRSVKKREADYDDDDMPLKKKAKVTPHKTPNKTPVKQEGGKKRVKKEGEQDEVWKWWEEERRGDGVKWNFLEHKGPIFAPDYEPLPSNVHFYYDGKKMRLCPEAEEVATFYGRMLDNDYTTKDVFNKNFFTDWRKMMKEDEKKIITDLKKCNFREIDAHFKQKSEERKAMSKEEKKAIKEENERLLEEYGFCSFDGHREKIGNFRIEPPGLFRGRGDHPKQGMLKRRTVPEDVIINCSKNSDIPVAPAGHRWKEVRHDNTVTWLCSWNENIQGAIKYIMLNANSRIKGEKDWMKYETARRLHKCVDKIRAQYREDWKSKEMRIRQRAVALYFIDKLALRAGNEKEEGESADTVGCCSLRVEHLSLHEHKNGKDYVVEFDFLGKDSIRYQNAVAVEKRVFKNLQMFTDQKAGEDDVFDRLNTSILNKYLHELMDGLTAKVFRTYNASRTLQEQLDLLTQEEDLVPAKLLSYNRANRAVAVLCNHQRAVPKNFSKQMENLQIKIDAKLDTIKEAKRNVKQAKVDFKNCKNEKNKSNYDRKKKQLERLEEQLTKLEVLQTDKDENKEIALGTSKLNYLDPRISVAWCKKWEVPIEKIYNKTQRDKFKWAINMVGPEFVF; from the exons ATGATGGCGGACACAGAGGAGAATAATGCACCtgttgaaaatggtatggaCGTTGGACCTGTAAAGATTCATAATGGAGATGGCCACAAGGACAAGGTTGCAAATCATCACAAGTCAGGCAGCCACAGAGAAAAGAGTAGCAGCTCGTCAAAGCACAGCAGCTCAAAGCCCAAGGACGGTTCCAGCAGTCACAACTCCTCATCTCACAAGAGCAGCAGCTCGAAGCATCGAGATGGTGAGCGTCACAAAGACGGATCATCAAAACATTCATCTAGTTCTTCTTCGAAGTTAAAAGAGGGCAGTAGCAGTGACAGAAAGTCTTCGAGTCATTCGTCCTCGGACAAACACCGCGACTCCTCGTCCTCGAAACATAAGGAGCATTCCAAATCGAGTTCGTCTAGTTCCTCATCCAGGCCTAAAGAGGGCTCTAGCAGTATCTCAAAGCATAGTTCAGAGCATCGTGACAAGGACAAGCACAAGTCCTCGTCGTCTTCATCCAAAGACAAGGACAGGTCTTCGTCCTCTTCAAGACATTCAAGTTCCAGACCAAAAGAAGGCTCCTCATCTAAGTCAAAAGAGGGGTCGTCGAATTCCAGCTTGGAAAGAAAGTCGAGGGAAGACGCTCCCAAGAAACCACAAATGACAATCAAAGTTGAGTCTGTGCCAGTGAAGTCCGAGTCCATGGACACATCACCTGTGAAGAAGGAACCATTGTCGCCTAGGAAACACTCACCAGTCAAAGTCAAGTATGAGGCCGCGGTGGAAAGTGAGGATGACGTCCCCTTG AGTGCCAGGAAGAAGAAGGTTGAGGTTAAAAAGGAGAAGAAGCGCCAAGTGGAggattctgatgatgaaccCCTTGATCAGAG AGCAAAGAAAAGCAAGAAGACGCCAGATGTGAAAAGGTCTGTGAAGAAACGCGAGgctgattacgatgatgatgacatgccTCTAAAG AAAAAAGCTAAGGTCACCCCCCACAAGACCCCTAACAAGACACCGGTTAAGCAGGAGGGTGGCAAGAAGCGAGTGAAGAAAGAAGGGGAACAGGATGAAGTTTGGAAATGGTGGGAGGAGGAACGTCGAGGGGATGGTGTCAAGTGGAACTTCTTGGAACACAAGGGGCCGATCTTTGCTCCTGATTATGAACCATTGCCCTCTAATGTCCATTTCTATTACGACG GCAAGAAGATGAGGTTGTGTCCAGAAGCAGAAGAGGTGGCTACTTTCTATGGCAGGATGTTGGATAATGACTACACGACGAAGGACGTATTCAATAAAAACTTCTTCACAGATTGGAGAAAG ATGATGAAGGAAGATGAGAAGAAGATAATCACAGATCTGAAGAAGTGCAACTTCAGAGAAATAGACGCTCATTTCAAACAGAAGTCAGAAGAAAGAAAGGCTATGAGTAAAGAGGAGAAAAAG GCCATCAAAGAGGAAAAtgaacgacttcttgaagagtaCGGTTTCTGTTCGTTTGACGGACACCGGGAAAAGATCGGCAACTTCAGGATTGAACCGCCAGGCCTTTTCCGTGGACGTGGTGATCATCCCAAACAAGGCATGTTGAAGCGGAGGACTGTGCCAGAAGATGTCATCATCAATTGTAGCAA AAACTCGGATATTCCTGTCGCTCCTGCAGGTCACAGGTGGAAGGAAGTTCGACATGACAATACC GTGACATGGCTGTGCAGTTGGAACGAGAACATCCAGGGAGCAATCAAGTACATCATGTTGAACGCAAACTCTAGAATAAAG GGTGAGAAGGATTGGATGAAATACGAAACTGCCCGACGCCTCCATAAATGCGTTGACAAGATCCGAGCACAGTATCGAGAGGACTGGAAGTCCAAGGAGATGAGAATCAGACAAAGGGCTGTGGCTCTCTATTTTATTGATAAG CTTGCGTTGAGGGCTGGTAACGAGAAAGAGGAGGGAGAGAGTGCAGATACCGTTGGTTGCTGCTCGTTGCGCGTGGAACATCTCTCGCTGCACGAACATAAAAACGGGAAGGACTACGTCGTCGAGTTCGACTTCCTCGGTAAGGATTCCATTCGATACCAGAACGCGGTCGCGGTCGAGAAACGTGTCTTCAAGAATCTACAGATGTTTACTGATCAAAAGGCTGGGGAGGACGATGTTTTTGATCGATTAAAT ACCTCCATTCTAAACAAGTACCTCCATGAGCTGATGGATGGACTCACTGCCAAGGTGTTCAGGACGTACAATGCCTCGAGAACGTTACAGGAGCAACTTGATCTCCTCACTCAAG AAGAAGATCTTGTTCCCGCCAAACTATTGTCGTACAACAGAGCCAATAGGGCGGTAGCTGTGTTGTGTAACCATCAGAGGGCAGTGCCGAAAAACTTCTCAAAACAGATGGAGAATCTCCAAATTAAG ATTGATGCCAAGCTTGATACAATCAAGGAAGCTAAGAGGAATGTCAAACAAGCAAAGGTTGACTTCAAGAACTGCAAGAATGAGAAAAATAAGAG CAACTACGACCGCAAGAAGAAACAGCTTGAGCGCCTCGAAGAACAGCTGACAAAACTCGAAGTGCTACAGACTGACAAGGACGAGAACAAGGAGATTGCCCTGGGAACGTCCAAGCTCAATTATCTGGATCCCAGGATCAGCGTGGCGTG GTGCAAGAAATGGGAGGTGCCCATCGAAAAGATCTACAACAAAACTCAGCGAGACAAGTTCAAGTGGGCCATTAACATGGTGGGACCAGAGTTTGTGTTTTAA
- the LOC135495284 gene encoding uncharacterized protein LOC135495284: MADENEENETMETAETVPREKTPEEIADLNRKYNKRKALIKAFDREFEGVEDILSKEIPNKAEQILAEASLEELKNIFDNEYELNNDIEAELDGGEFIIEMDNIIVRRSHERRRLMRVKLFVEDFKEHAKAETKREKRDGTPSSAKTARLPKLRLPIFDGTFTKWTAFWETMEADVINGNFSDITKFSYILGQLKGPALDAVTGIHATGDNLETLTTTLKERFGQQRKIVRAHVCSIFDLEPPGHSYAALSQFYNHVMGDIRSLNNLGIDTEECAAFIIPTMERKLPRQFQDKMGTSGQDGAFNLKAFLETFVKHLNNLGERFSSENREKTKPAESANRKPISAATLVSNNGTKPKSCVFCDGDHFPSNCTKGDSDRFAVVKAKRLCFNCLRPHSARNCSNRKNCNVCNRRHHSSLHNHFAQHFGATNAGEQQGGSSTTQTCAIPREKSRCPVGLSGAGLCDKSESGSVVKLESNKLDRPNGSERKTRPIDPAAVAAETAENNKIVLLETGRVTLENGDAQIKAGVLIDRGSMLSYIRKDTAVKLKLQPHGKQYLNVNGFGGHVSKRCYDMASVNVATNEGPKVMDVLITDEIVKPINQSGWKKCLNHDYIKELPLADNLGAKTGKLTIDLLIGCDSAYLFLENRIITGKRGPTIQFSNIGCFLSGPLEIIQGDSADATTAVVGQGDNESEDREAELLKTYMESITVKNDEGSDGKYDDQFLSNYLDKMQFKEGHYYAPLPWKDDYPELKTNVDACRSRLNQVTSRLRKLNLADQYMKVMQENLDKGYVSEISDAQALKESDCHFMPHFPVLRESATTPVRIVFDASCGSPSLNDCLHGGPNMTQDLVRLLMLFRTGKYAISADLARAFLSVRLLESDRKYVRFLWYKDNDMTKEVVPYTCNTVIFGNVSSPFALAVTLHKHLTQYNTPVSLDMLAKTYVDNLLSGVGSESEALKYYHEAREIMSSAAFDLRQWATNSEKLNEKIHEDGTNAKAGPQNVLGLKWHCVRDELSVSEKRFEKDKVHTKRTVVSETSSIFDPLGLVGPMVVPAKAFANKLWVESKSWDEHLTEDQKHEWNDIRVSLQRADEIKFPRWLNLESDNQLEIIVFCDACPTTAIGCVAYGKQGNRVTLLGSKNKVVSQKNNNLTVPKLELQAMVMGAQYADYLVNTYRDTYAGVHVTLLTDSEIALYWVKSDKKLQQFVKNRVDLIRKLTKVEQWFHVRTADNIADIISRGTTLQGLGSSVWLQGPKWLKDDSITWPINPLNDHKIETVLVGSVEVENEFLPKNTRVGLTQIMDVQRYSSYTKLLKVTSLVTRAFKRGIQAKSKISADDMHAAEQLWIRSTQQEGYSDVLTYLRAEKAKKQKLPKRPPLVNQLGLFLADDGMIHCGGRVRNANVELDRKFPILLSKTSFLSTLIIRDAHQRIVHYGTGATMCELRKKFWITSMRSTVRQVVKRCVICKVVAGRPYLTPLAPELPEFRLNELTAFRASAVDFTGHIYVRNRPTNKVQKVYVALFCCLTTRAVHLEVVPDMTVESYLRAFRRFTSNCSTPKLVYSDNAKTFKGAETEIKRLLANVSGERVQNHLTRNGISFKYIPVQASWFGGVYERLIGVVKSAIKKTLGKALVDSDELNTMVKEIQQVVNNRPLTYMSSEPTELGLHAITPNHLIFGRDMDLLPHQEVENAEFDPTYGGKTALEKMAHHRCVLINHFRKRFYDEYVAVLRERHMYEVSKQNATADTIRCGDVVLVHDKDERRINWKLGKIESLNTGKDGLTRFATVRTTSGRSNRAIGKLYPLELHVGPEEVPPKAGNHVNEGTRPQRAAAKLARERIQRQSQD; encoded by the coding sequence ATGGCAGACGAGAACGAAGAGAACGAAACCATGGAAACGGCGGAAACGGTTCCAAGGGAGAAAACTCCTGAGGAAATAGCGGACTTGAATCGCAAGTATAATAAACGTAAGGCTCTAATCAAGGCCTTTGATCGTGAATTCGAGGGGGTTGAGGACATTCTCTCCAAAGAAATCCCAAACAAGGCGGAACAAATTCTGGCAGAGGCCAGTCTTGAAGAACTTAAGAACATATTCGACAACGAATATGAATTAAATAACGATATCGAAGCGGAACTCGATGGCGGCGAATTCATCATTGAAATGGATAACATTATCGTGCGGCGGAGTCATGAGCGAAGACGTCTCATGCGTGTAAAACTGTTCGTTGAGGATTTCAAGGAGCACGCAAAAGCGGAAACAAAGAGGGAGAAACGGGACGGCACACCTTCGTCGGCAAAAACGGCAAGGTTGCCAAAACTAAGGCTTCCCATATTTGATGGGACATTCACAAAATGGACAGCCTTCTGGGAGACAATGGAAGCAGACGTGATAAACGGTAACTTTTCGGATATTACAAAATTTAGTTATATCCTAGGGCAATTAAAGGGACCAGCGCTGGATGCGGTCACAGGCATCCACGCGACGGGAGATAACCTCGAGACGCTGACGACAACACTAAAGGAGAGGTTCGGGCAACAACGGAAAATTGTCCGAGCTCACGTGTGCAGCATTTTCGACTTGGAGCCACCCGGACATAGCTACGCAGCACTGAGCCAGTTCTACAACCACGTCATGGGAGACATCAGATCGCTCAACAACCTGGGCATCGACACGGAAGAATGTGCGGCGTTCATCATCCCAACGATGGAGAGGAAGCTGCCGAGACAGTTCCAGGACAAGATGGGGACCAGCGGACAGGACGGAGCCTTCAACCTGAAGGCGTTTTTAGAAACTTTCGTAAAGCACCTGAACAATCTAGGAGAACGTTTCAGTAGTGAAAATCGCGAGAAAACCAAACCCGCTGAAAGTGCGAACCGGAAACCCATCTCTGCCGCAACCTTAGTGTCCAACAACGGGACAAAACCAAAATCATGCGTGTTCTGCGATGGAGACCATTTTCCATCAAATTGTACAAAGGGTGATTCGGATCGATTCGCGGTGGTCAAAGCCAAGCGCTTATGTTTCAATTGTCTCCGACCGCACTCTGCCAGGAATTGCAGCAATCGCAAAAATTGCAACGTCTGTAATCGCAGACATCATTCATCTCTGCATAATCACTTTGCTCAACATTTTGGCGCGACGAATGCTGGTGAACAGCAAGGCGGTTCTAGTACTACTCAAACATGTGCGATACCGCGTGAAAAATCACGGTGTCCAGTAGGCCTATCCGGTGCAGGCCTATGCGACAAATCAGAGTCGGGAAGTGTCGTAAAATTAGAATCCAATAAGTTGGATAGGCCTAACGGATCGGAACGCAAAACTAGGCCTATAGATCCTGCTGCTGTAGCAGCTGAGACGgcagaaaacaacaaaattgtttTGTTGGAAACGGGTCGTGTCACCTTAGAAAATGGTGATGCACAAATTAAGGCAGGGGTACTCATAGATCGGGGCAGCATGCTGTCATACATTCGCAAAGATACGGCTGTAAAATTAAAACTCCAGCCACACGGTAAGCAGTACCTAAATGTCAACGGTTTCGGGGGTCATGTAAGCAAACGGTGCTACGACATGGCATCGGTTAATGTAGCTACTAATGAAGGGCCGAAGGTCATGGATGTCTTAATCACAGATGAAATTGTGAAGCCGATAAACCAAAGCGGATGGAAAAAATGTTTGAATCATGATTACATAAAGGAATTACCCCTAGCGGACAATCTTGGTGCCAAAACTGGCAAATTAACCATAGATTTACTCATAGGATGCGATAGTGCATATTTGTTCTTGGAAAATCGCATTATCACGGGAAAACGTGGTCCCACTATACAGTTTTCAAACATCGGTTGTTTCTTGTCAGGCCCATTAGAAATAATCCAAGGGGATAGCGCTGATGCCACGACCGCCGTGGTCGGCCAAGGTGATAACGAAAGTGAGGATCGGGAGGCGGAATTGTTGAAAACTTACATGGAATCAATAACGGTCAAAAATGACGAAGGAAGCGATGGTAAGTACGATGATCAATTCCTCTCAAACTACCTTGATAAAATGCAATTCAAAGAAGGTCATTATTATGCTCCACTCCCCTGGAAAGATGACTACCCGGAGTTAAAAACCAACGTGGACGCCTGTAGGTCCCGCCTCAATCAGGTTACATCTAGGCTTAGAAAATTGAATCTTGCTGATCAATACATGAAAGTAATGCAAGAAAATCTTGATAAGGGGTATGTCTCAGAGATCAGTGATGCACAGGCCTTAAAAGAATCAGATTGTCACTTCATGCCACATTTTCCGGTATTGAGAGAAAGCGCAACCACTCCTGTTAGAATAGTGTTCGATGCTAGTTGTGGTTCGCCATCAttgaatgattgtttacacgGTGGGCCAAATATGACACAAGATCTGGTAAGGTTGTTGATGTTATTTCGGACGGGAAAGTATGCTATCAGTGCAGATCTGGCCCGGGCTTTCTTATCGGTTAGGTTGCTCGAGTCGGACCGGAAGTATGTGCGTTTTTTGTGGTACAAAGACAACGACATGACGAAAGAAGTTGTGCCGTATACCTGCAACACAGTCATCTTTGGTAATGTCAGTAGCCCATTTGCCTTGGCAGTCACCTTGCATAAACATCTGACTCAGTACAACACACCTGTATCACTAGACATGTTGGCAAAGACATACGTTGATAATTTGTTGTCAGGGGTCGGCTCAGAATCGGAAGCCTTGAAGTATTACCATGAAGCTAGAGAAATCATGTCTTCGGCAGCCTTTGACTTACGGCAATGGGCCACAAACTCGGAAAAACTGAATGAGAAAATACACGAAGACGGTACAAATGCAAAAGCAGGTCCACAAAATGTCCTTGGCTTAAAATGGCATTGTGTCAGGGATGAGCTTTCCGTTAGCGAGAAACGATTTGAAAAGGACAAGGTCCACACAAAAAGAACGGTAGTCTCAGAGACTTCTTCGATTTTCGATCCTCTTGGTCTTGTGGGTCCAATGGTTGTGCCAGCTAAAGCGTTCGCAAACAAACTGTGGGTTGAGAGTAAGTCTTGGGACGAGCATCTGACTGAGGATCAGAAACATGAGTGGAATGACATTCGGGTGTCATTACAAAGAGCGGATGAGATAAAATTTCCAAGATGGTTGAATCTTGAATCAGATAATCAGTTGGAAATCATTGTGTTTTGTGATGCATGCCCAACTACGGCAATCGGGTGTGTAGCATATGGTAAGCAAGGCAACCGGGTCACATTGCTGGGTTCTAAGAACAAGGTGGTATcgcagaaaaacaacaatctgACGGTACCAAAATTAGAATTGCAGGCCATGGTGATGGGAGCCCAATACGCAGATTACTTGGTCAACACATACAGGGACACTTACGCAGGAGTACACGTAACTCTCCTCACTGATTCGGAGATAGCCTTGTATTGGGTGAAATCTGACAAAAAGTTGCAGCAATTTGTCAAAAATCGGGTTGACCTGATCAGAAAGCTCACAAAGGTCGAGCAATGGTTTCACGTCAGAACGGCTGACAACATTGCTGACATAATATCACGGGGTACAACACTCCAGGGACTGGGGAGCTCTGTTTGGTTACAGGGACCCAAGTGGTTAAAAGACGACAGCATCACTTGGCCAATCAATCCCCTAAATGATCACAAAATTGAGACAGTGTTGGTAGGGAGTGTAGAGGTGGAAAATGAATTTCTTCCAAAAAACACTAGGGTAGGCCTAACACAAATCATGGATGTCCAACGCTACAGCTCCTACACCAAACTGTTAAAAGTGACCTCATTGGTCACCCGAGCTTTCAAACGTGGAATTCAGGCCAAGAGCAAAATTTCAGCGGACGACATGCACGCCGCGGAACAACTATGGATTCGTAGCACTCAACAAGAGGGGTACAGCGATGTTCTGACTTATCTACGGGCAGAGAAAGCAAAGAAGCAAAAGCTTCCCAAGCGACCACCATTGGTCAATCAACTAGGCCTATTTCTCGCAGACGATGGCATGATTCACTGCGGGGGGAGGGTGCGTAACGCAAATGTCGAATTGGACAGGAAGTTTCCGATTCTACTTTCAAAAACTAGCTTTTTGTCAACGCTGATCATCCGGGATGCGCACCAACGTATAGTGCATTATGGTACTGGGGCAACAATGTGTGAACTCCGGAAAAAATTCTGGATCACATCCATGCGTTCTACAGTTCGTCAAGTTGTCAAACGTTGCGTAATCTGTAAGGTTGTAGCTGGAAGACCTTACTTGACACCACTGGCACCAGAGTTACCTGAGTTTCGGTTAAATGAACTAACCGCATTTAGAGCATCAGCAGTAGACTTTACAGGTCATATTTACGTTCGCAATAGGCCCACAAACAAGGTACAGAAGGTCTATGTAGCATTATTCTGTTGTCTGACAACTAGAGCGGTTCACTTAGAAGTAGTCCCAGATATGACGGTTGAGTCATACTTGCGTGCCTTCAGACGGTTCACATCAAACTGTTCGACACCTAAACTTGTCTACTCGGATAACGCCAAAACCTTTAAGGGCGCAGAAACAGAAATCAAACGGTTGTTAGCTAACGTGAGTGGTGAAAGAGTTCAGAATCACCTTACTAGAAACGGCATCTCTTTCAAATATATACCGGTGCAGGCTAGTTGGTTTGGAGGTGTGTATGAACGCCTTATCGGGGTAGTAAAAAGCGCCATCAAGAAGACGCTTGGTAAGGCTCTGGTTGACAGTGATGAATTAAACACCATGGTTAAAGAAATACAACAAGTTGTAAACAACAGACCGCTAACATATATGTCGTCGGAGCCAACTGAATTAGGTTTACACGCGATCACTCCGAATCACCTAATTTTCGGTAGAGATATGGATCTCTTACCTCACCAAGAGGTAGAAAACGCAGAGTTCGATCCAACATATGGCGGGAAAACCGcactggaaaaaatggcacACCACAGATGCGTATTGATCAATCATTTTCGGAAACGTTTTTATGACGAGTACGTGGCCGTGTTACGGGAACGTCACATGTACGAAGTAAGTAAACAGAACGCCACAGCAGACACAATACGCTGTGGGGACGTGGTCTTGGTTCATGATAAGGATGAACGTCGGATTAACTGGAAATTAGGAAAGATCGAAAGTTTGAATACCGGCAAAGATGGGTTGACGCGTTTCGCAACTGTGCGCACAACATCGGGTAGATCAAACCGTGCGATTGGAAAATTATATCCCCTGGAATTGCATGTTGGTCCAGAGGAAGTGCCGCCAAAGGCGGGAAATCACGTAAACGAAGGTACGCGACCGCAGCGCGCAGCTGCGAAACTCGCACGTGAACGGATACAGAGACAATCTCAAGACTAA